The Miscanthus floridulus cultivar M001 chromosome 6, ASM1932011v1, whole genome shotgun sequence genomic interval GAtcgtaagagtgatgggttcagaAAGCCTCCCCTGATATGAGCATGACCCTGCTTGCTCCTTATCCATTTCTTGTTAGTGGTCAAGCCGTACGATCGACTCATGTTACCTATTGAGACAAGATTTCCCTATGgaaatagaggatgagaacatcctatGCAAGAATTttgttaggcagataagccaagcaTCGAATTTGTGTAGAAATGGACAAGCTCTTCATTATAGCgaacatctttttagctcttctccctctccttGTAAAGGAGGTTTAGTgtattccgacccttcccatagttataGTCATAATAGCTTGGTGTGTGGGTGAGCtagctctgatcacgctggtgattAAAGgcaccgtagccgctggggcataggtttctcgcagtccacctagttttactcaaagcttgttCTTGAAAACCCAGCTCCTAAGACTTAACATAAAGGGGGCAGACATGAAGAATTTTTTGTAGGATAAATGTACTCATACTAgtccctgagtgaggcccgaccccctgctATTTGCTGGGATCAGATGTCACGAAGGATCGGGGAGTTTTGATAATGAAACTAACAAGtaaaaagtgtgcatttattaggggtaaaagcgacgtagctgctcgatattccaggcattggtgaagacctcgccatcgatgGTTTTAAGTTTTTAGGCGCATGGCCAAAGTACCTCCATGACCACATATGGTCCCTTCCATGGGGGGggagcttgtggcagtccttgttaCTCTACACGAGGcagaggaccaggtccccgacgttgaaggcttggCCTCACACTCATCGACTGTGGTACGTCGCAAtgcctgttggtacttggctaagcagaggagggcaacgtcaTGCGCTTCATCCAGCTAGTCCAAGGTGTCCTTGTGGGATGCCTCGAcaccctgttcatcgtatgctctgatccttggcgctccatagtcgaggtcggttggaaGGATGGcgtcggaaccatagaccatgaagaagggcgtgtagccggtggctcgactggggttgtcctcaggctctagagtaccGAAGGAAGCTCAATGACCCAGCGTGCATCGaatttgttcaaccagttgaagatccttggcttgaggccctgaAGGACCATGCTATTTGTGCGCTCAACCTGCCCATTCGTCTAGGGATGCGCGACGACGGCCTAATCGACCTAGATGTCAtattcatcacagaatcaaagaaacttattttcggtgaattgcgtgccattgtctgtgatgatggagtttgggactccaaagcgatggataatgttaaggaagaatagcatggcctgctcagatttgatcgcgaagatcggccgagcttctatccacttgataaacttgtctatggtgataagcaagtgggtgtagcccccgagtgcctttttgagtggtccaaccagatcgagtcCCCAAACTATGAATGGCCAAGTGATGGAGATCATCTGGagcgcttgggccggtaggtgagtctgtcaagcatagtactagcacccttcataggtgcataCGATTTACTCGGCATTGGCTACCATGGTAGGCCAGTAGAATCCCTGTCGGAACACATTTTTGACTAGGGTTCTGGGTATGGCATGGTGACAGCagatcccaccatggatatcgttcagcaaatgcttcccctattCAAAGGGGATGCAGTGTtgcaggatcctagtgtggcttcgcttgtagagttttccctccacaagaacaaaggacttgacacgacgtgcgagccatcgagcctctgtCCTGTTCGTTGGTAGTGTGTCACAGAGGAGCTAGTCGAGGTAGAGCATCCTCAAGTCGACTAGAGGGTCGGGCTCCAttgctgggtcctcttcgagcTGCATGACTTTGGGGCTAGATGTAGCCGATGGTTGGTCTGCCCCTGGACCAGGATTGGATGGACCATCATTGCCTTATTTTAACCTCTCGTAGcaaaccgagggcttgtgttggtcacttgcgaagatgcccattggcaccggctctcgacttgatgctgcttttgcaagtgcgtcggccacctcattgaggcacctcgggatgtgattgagttcgagaccatcgaacctGTCCTCCAACtggcggacttcttggcagtatgcggTCATCTTGACATCATGGCAGTttaactccttcatgacctagccAACGACCAGCTAGGAATCTCCCTAAACATCGAGGCATCGGACGCCCAGCTCGATGTTAATGCGTAGGCTGTTGACGagcgcctcatatttggccacattgttggaggaggggaaatagagatggaccatgtacctcatgcataccccaaggggtgatacgaagactagccctACATCGGTAcccttcttcatcaatgatccgtcgaagtacattgtccagtactcttgatcgacgaccgccaatggcatttggaccttggtccattccgcgatgaaatcagccaacacctgggactcgATGGCTGTCCGagaggcatacgcaatgccctgACCCACCAGCTCGAGCGCCTATTTCAtggttcttcctgtggcatcctagttttggatgatctcactgagggggaaggatgtcatgaccatcactagatgtgactcgaagtagtggcatagcttcctcctgGTGTTGAGGATAGTGTATAGAAGCTCCTAGATTTAGGGGTCTTTGAGTCGGATatgacctcactaatgaagtacacagggcactgtactttgagggcatgcccctcttcttcccgctctactaccagggcggcgctaaccacttgtgtggtggctgtGATGTATAGTAGAAGGGGTTCTCCCTCGATGGGAGGAACCAAGATTGGGGCCTTTGTTAGgagctgcttaaccatgtcaagtgcttcctaggcCTTGGAAGTCCATTCAAAGTGATCGGCctttcttcagaagtcgataaagaGGGAGACCTTATTCatcaaggcatgagatgaagcgactGAGCGTGACGAGGCACCCCATAACCcactgtaccccctttatgttctaaatcaggcccatcctcatgatggctgagatcttctctgggttggcttcgatgccacgctcgaagatgatgaaaccaagcagcatgcccctcgggaccccaaaaacacacttcttaggattgagtttgatgccgttctctcagagttttgcaaaggtccgCTCAAGATTggctatgaggtggtcagcccatttggatttgaccatgatgtcgtcaacataggcctcaatggtctggCTGATGAGGTTCTCAAAGcacttgagcatacagcgctggtatgtagccccaacgTTCTTTAGACAAAAcgacattgtgatgtagcagaatgatctaaatggggtgatgaaagatgtcgcgagctggtcggattctttaatcacaatttgatggtacccagagtacacatcaaggaagtagaggattttgcaccccgaggtagagtcaactatctggtctatgcacggcaaaggaaatggatcctttgggcatgctttgttgagacccgtattatcaacacacatcctccatttcccactcttcttccatataagaataggattggctaaccactctgggtggtacacttccttgatgaatctggccaccAAAAGCCTTGCGATCTCCTCACTGATGGTCCTatgtttcccctcgtcgaagcaaTGCAGGCATTGTTTCACCGGTTTAGAGCGTAGGCAGAGCTTCAAGGTGtactcggtgacttccctcggaatgcctagcatgtccgagggtttccacgcgaagatgtctttgttcaCATGGAGAAAGCCGACGAGTGCGCTTTTCTATTCAGAAGAAAGCGTGGTTCTAATGCGCACCATTTTGCCCTCGGTGCTCCTAaggtccacgaggacctccttggagccctccgcTATCGCTAAGGGTCGAGTgtttcttcggtgacctccttcctaaGGGCCATGAGCTCTGTGGAGGAGATGATTGCTGTGACGTGATCACAGCACTCAACCTCATGCTCGTAGGTGCGCTGAAAGGAGGTGCCAACGATGATGATCCCACCTGGGCCTGACATCTTTAGTTTGAGGAAGGTGTAgttgggaacggccatgaacttcgcatagcatggttgccctaggatggcgtggtaggttctgtggaacccaaccacttcaaaggtgagggtcttcgtCCTATAGTTGGATAGGCCCTCAAAGGTGACGGGTAGATCGAGCTGCCCAAGTGGtaaggcctgctttctaggcacgacaCTGTGGAAAGGTGCTCTAGTCGGCTGGACGCgcactcggtcgatgcccatggcatcgagcgtctcggtgtacatgatgttgaggccgctacccccatctattagtaccttggtgaggcgcttcataCCGACGATTAGGTCGACCATGAGTGGATATCTCTCTGGTTGTGGGACACTCTCCGGATGGTTAGTCCGgttgaaggttatggcagattctgaccaccggaggaaggcaggtgtggTTGGTTTGGTCGCATAGACCTTACGGCGTGCGATCTTCTAgcagcgcttggagtcataggcctccg includes:
- the LOC136460910 gene encoding uncharacterized protein; this encodes MVDLIVGMKRLTKVLIDGGSGLNIMYTETLDAMGIDRVRVQPTRAPFHSVVPRKQALPLGQLDLPVTFEGLSNYRTKTLTFEVVGFHRTYHAILGQPCYAKFMAVPNYTFLKLKMSGPGGIIIVGTSFQRTYEHEVECCDHVTAIISSTELMALRKEVTEETLDP